A section of the Triticum dicoccoides isolate Atlit2015 ecotype Zavitan chromosome 7A, WEW_v2.0, whole genome shotgun sequence genome encodes:
- the LOC119328674 gene encoding signal peptide peptidase-like 1 has translation MESLWKLSYLLEPASLALIVTAVSVAYASASRALDHGKEMERNLDFSEASITLDRSQALMIPLASSCSLLLMFYLFSSVSHLVTAFTAGASVMALFFCLSPSIAYAKSQLNLMDPFVSRCCSKSFTRLQGLLLTFCISTVAVWLVTGHWLLNNVLGISICIAFVSHVRLPNIKICSLLLVCLFVYDVFWVFFSERFFGANVMVSVATQKASNPVHTVANKLSLPGLQLITKKIELPVKLVFPRNLLGGIFPGSTPGDYMMLGLGDMAIPGMLLALVLSFDHRKSKDVAVPSDLSPSSKRRKYVWFALTGYGVGLVTALAAGILSQSPQPALLYLVPSTLGPIVYLSWLRNDLWELWEGSGTIVNEKAHLLEV, from the exons ATGGAGTCCTTGTGGAAGCTGTCCTATTTGCTTGAGCCGGCGTCACTTGCCCTCATCGTGACGGCTGTTTCAGTTGCCTACGCATCAGCATCGCGTGCTCTGGACCATGGCAAGGAGATGGAGAGGAACTTGGACTTCTCGGAGGCATCCATCACACTTGATCGGTCGCAGGCTCTCATGATCCCCCTTGCAAGCTCATGCAGCCTACTGCTGATGTTCTATCTGTTTTCATCTGTATCGCACCTCGTCACCGCGTTTACCGCCGGAGCCTCTGTGATGGCGCTCTTCTTCTGTCTGTCTCCGTCTATCGCCTACGCCAAGTCGCAGCTCAATCTAATGGATCCTTTCGTGTCGAGGTGCTGTTCCAAGTCATTTACCCGGTTGCAAGGATTGCTATTGACTTTCTGCATAAGCACGGTGGCAGTGTGGCTGGTAACAGGGCATTGGTTGCTAAATAACGTACTTGGGATTTCCATATGCATAGCATTTGTCAGTCATGTGAGGCTTCCCAACATAAAGATTTGTTCGTTGCTTCTCGTCTGTCTGTTTGTCTATGATGTTTTCTGGGTCTTCTTCTCCGAGAGGTTTTTCGGAGCAAATGTTATGGTTTCTGTTGCCACTCAGAAGGCATCTAACCCAGTTCACACAGTAGCAAACAAGCTTAGCCTGCCTGGGTTGCAGTTGATTACGAAGAAGATAGAGCTTCCGGTGAAGCTTGTCTTCCCTAGGAATTTGTTGGGCGGGATTTTTCCAGGAAGCACTCCTGGTGACTACATGATGCTTGGCCTTGGAGACATG GCCATCCCAGGGATGCTTCTAGCTCTTGTACTCTCTTTCGATCATCGCAAGAGCAAAGATGTGGCTGTTCCATCAGACTTATCTCCCTCCTCAAAGCGGCGAAAATATGTATGGTTTGCGCTAACAGGTTATGGTGTTGGCTTGGTAACTGCATTGGCAGCTGGGATCTTGTCTCAGTCTCCCCAGCCTGCTCTACTCTACCTG GTGCCCTCGACACTCGGGCCCATTGTGTACCTGTCATGGTTGAGGAATGATCTGTGGGAGCTGTGGGAAGGATCTGGCACAATTGTGAACGAGAAAGCTCATTTGCTGGAAGTCTGA